A region from the Pelobates fuscus isolate aPelFus1 chromosome 3, aPelFus1.pri, whole genome shotgun sequence genome encodes:
- the SNX33 gene encoding sorting nexin-33 has protein sequence MALKARALYSFQSENKEEIDIVENEELNLLSDVSLDGWLQGTNSRGQTGLFPASYVEIVRPRSESVQVDYSRHQSSYTDTNTTTATHHGSYDDDEEDDDDWDDWDDGQSVAEEPTGSNGVPHSQPPRHNYPRPENAHRPRPQLERQDSVASGKRGSVVGRNLNRFSSFVRSGVEAFVLGDVPQFGRVGETHLIEMGSKGPQWKGSPYPFNCSVEEPTKQTKFKGIKSYISYRLTPDHTNSPVYRRYKHFDWLYNRLLHKFTVISVPHLPEKQATGRFEEDFIEKRKRRLVLWMNHMTSHPVLSQYEAFQHFLSCRDDEKQWKAGKRRAERDEMVGASFLLTLQIPSEHQDLQDVEERVDVFKAFSKKMDESVLQMSGVVSELARKHLGGFRKEFQRLGGALQGLSTSFQLDPPYGSEPLVSAISHTGQTYEKVGEMFAEQPKYDQFRLLDTLSLYQGLLSNFPDIIHLQKGAFAKVKDSQRMSDEGRMEQDEADGIRKRCRVVGFALQAEINHFHQRRLLDFKQALQNYLKEQIIFYRRVSDELEKTLHKYDSL, from the exons ATGGCTCTCAAGGCCCGTGCGCTCTACAGTTTTCAGAGTGAGAACAAAGAGGAGATTGACATTGTGGAGAATGAGGAGTTGAACTTGCTCAGTGATGTGTCCCTCGACGGATGGCTTCAGGGGACAAACAGCCGTGGTCAGACAGGTCTCTTTCCTGCATCCTATGTGGAGATCGTACGCCCACGCTCTGAATCTGTGCAGGTAGATTACTCAAGGCACCAGTCAAGCTACACCGATACCAACACTACCACCGCCACCCACCATGGCAGTTATGATGACGATGAAGAGGATGATGATGACTGGGACGATTGGGATGATGGGCAGTCTGTAGCAGAAGAACCCACTGGCTCTAACGGAGTGCCCCATAGTCAGCCACCACGCCATAATTACCCCAGGCCAGAGAATGCACACCGGCCACGGCCCCAACTAGAGCGTCAGGACAGTGTGGCTAGTGGTAAAAGGGGAAGTGTAGTAGGTCGAAACTTAAACAGATTTTCTAGTTTTGTGAGATCTGGTGTGGAAGCCTTTGTACTTGGCGATGTGCCCCAGTTCGGTAGAGTTGGTGAAACCCATCTAATAGAAATGGGAAGCAAAGGGCCACAGTGGAAGGGGAGCCCTTATCCTTTCAATTGCTCCGTGGAGGAACCAACCAAACAGACCAAGTTCAAAGGAATCAAGAGTTACATATCTTACAG ACTGACTCCAGACCACACAAATTCACCAGTATACCGACGCTACAAGCATTTTGATTGGCTCTACAACCGCCTGCTTCACAAATTTACAGTTATCTCTGTTCCCCATTTACCGGAGAAGCAGGCAACAGGTCGATTTGAAGAGGACTTCATTGAGAAGCGCAAACGCAGGCTGGTTTTATGGATGAACCACATGACAAGTCACCCAGTTCTCTCCCAGTATGAAGCTTTCCAGCATTTTCTGAGCTGTCGAGATGATGAGAAACAGTGGAAGGCTGGAAAGAGGCGAGCGGAGCGTGATGAAATGGTTGGAGCCAGCTTCTTACTAACACTACAAATCCCTAGTGAGCATCAGGATCTCCAGGATGTAGAGGAACGAGTTGATGTATTTAAAGCCTTCTCCAAGAAGATGGATGAGAGTGTACTCCAGATGAGCGGTGTAGTTTCTGAACTGGCTCGTAAGCATTTGGGTGGCTTTCGGAAGGAATTCCAAAGGCTAGGAGGTGCTTTACAAGGCCTCAGCACCTCCTTCCAGTTAGATCCTCCTTATGGCTCAGAACCGCTAGTGAGCGCCATATCTCACACTGGGCAAACTTATGAAAAAGTTGGGGAGATGTTTGCCGAACAGCCCAAGTATGACCAATTTCGTCTACTAGACACTCTGTCCTTGTACCAGGGCTTACTATCCAATTTTCCCGATATCATTCACCTACAGAAAG GAGCGTTCGCTAAGGTAAAGGATAGCCAAAGGATGAGTGACGAAGGGCGGATGGAACAGGACGAGGCAGATGGCATACGCAAGCGCTGTCGTGTGGTGGGCTTTGCTTTGCAGGCGGAGATTAACCATTTCCACCAGAGAAGGCTGCTGGACTTTAAGCAAGCACTCCAAAATTACCTGAAGGAGCAGATCATCTTCTACCGCAGGGTGAGCGACGAGCTGGAGAAGACCCTACACAAATATGATTCCCTGTGA